Proteins from a single region of Runella sp. SP2:
- a CDS encoding TlpA disulfide reductase family protein, with the protein MARVRESKDNALYHKIGHYAYLLDYLSNNYDGEKRNYAITNNLYFLASVARKYPPNYPSVDSLITLYDSYLSEERRTLIRQRYYTEIDPNSTRYTDKGFIDEFKISTPSNHEYVLNKKLTPVTVIDLWASWCGNCIDAFPLIESLTTKYSTEKKVSFLKISLDDKEENWRKSTKKLQLKPEDSYWIAGGMKSEFAKKFDVKYLPRYIILNQ; encoded by the coding sequence TTGGCAAGGGTACGAGAATCAAAAGATAACGCTTTGTACCACAAAATTGGTCACTACGCCTATCTATTAGACTATTTATCAAATAATTACGATGGGGAAAAGCGCAATTACGCCATCACCAATAACTTATATTTTTTAGCTTCCGTAGCCAGAAAGTACCCACCTAACTATCCATCAGTAGATTCATTAATTACGCTATACGATTCTTACCTAAGCGAAGAAAGAAGAACTTTGATACGACAACGATATTATACTGAAATCGACCCTAATTCAACAAGATATACGGATAAAGGTTTTATCGATGAATTTAAAATTAGTACGCCTTCTAATCATGAATATGTACTCAATAAAAAGCTAACCCCTGTCACTGTCATTGATTTATGGGCAAGTTGGTGCGGAAATTGCATTGACGCATTTCCTTTGATTGAATCATTAACGACAAAATATTCTACCGAAAAAAAGGTTTCTTTTCTTAAAATCTCTTTGGATGATAAAGAAGAAAATTGGAGAAAAAGTACGAAGAAATTACAATTAAAACCTGAAGACTCTTACTGGATTGCTGGGGGTATGAAATCTGAATTTGCTAAAAAATTTGATGTAAAATATTTACCCAGATATATTATTTTAAATCAATAA
- a CDS encoding serine hydrolase, translating to MWKVVATGLGILALLFSGVFGYFYFKYLRYETDFVAEYLQKNPQKCAIYYAKNGKVEVAHRVDTLMPLASTVKVIIAVEFAQQVASGKIKPDELIAIGELARFYIPETDGGAHPQWLAEQRKTKKLQNSAVPLLEVAKGMLQYSSNANTEYLMWKLGLNNINDNLPKLGLTKHQPLYPFVSALYVCSDEHSEAAMKNLPMSVYVERANKYFELLKIDTTAKANFKLANIPLPVQKVWSNRLPSSTAAEYGSLMQKINSRTYFDAATQAVLDDLMEWPMRLNPENKRYFTHFGAKGGSTAFVLNYALYATDKKGNKIEFVLFTNELKVFDQTLLQAEFQEFLKRIMKNDADSKEVLDILKKIQS from the coding sequence ATGTGGAAAGTTGTTGCCACGGGTCTTGGCATACTTGCCTTGTTGTTTAGCGGTGTGTTTGGGTATTTTTATTTTAAATATTTGCGCTACGAAACTGATTTTGTAGCCGAGTATCTTCAGAAAAATCCTCAAAAATGTGCTATCTATTATGCTAAAAACGGGAAGGTGGAGGTCGCCCACAGGGTGGACACCTTGATGCCGCTGGCAAGTACTGTAAAGGTAATTATTGCCGTGGAGTTTGCACAGCAGGTAGCTTCTGGAAAAATCAAACCCGATGAACTGATTGCGATAGGAGAACTAGCGCGGTTTTACATTCCAGAAACAGATGGCGGCGCTCATCCGCAATGGTTGGCTGAACAAAGAAAAACCAAAAAATTGCAAAATAGCGCAGTGCCGCTGTTAGAAGTAGCCAAAGGAATGCTTCAATACAGTAGCAATGCCAATACGGAGTATTTGATGTGGAAACTGGGGTTGAACAACATCAATGATAATTTGCCAAAACTTGGTCTAACAAAACACCAGCCGTTGTACCCTTTTGTGTCGGCCCTGTATGTTTGTTCGGACGAACATTCGGAGGCAGCGATGAAAAATTTACCAATGTCGGTTTATGTGGAACGCGCCAATAAGTATTTTGAATTACTGAAAATAGACACAACCGCCAAGGCCAATTTTAAGTTAGCCAATATTCCGTTGCCAGTACAAAAAGTTTGGTCGAATCGTTTGCCATCTTCAACGGCGGCAGAATATGGCTCTTTGATGCAAAAAATCAATAGTCGTACCTATTTTGACGCTGCCACTCAAGCTGTCCTTGATGACCTGATGGAGTGGCCAATGCGATTAAATCCTGAAAATAAGCGATATTTTACGCATTTCGGGGCAAAAGGCGGTTCAACTGCATTTGTGTTGAATTATGCCTTGTATGCCACCGATAAAAAAGGAAATAAAATTGAATTTGTCCTGTTTACCAATGAATTAAAGGTGTTTGACCAAACCCTTTTGCAGGCGGAGTTTCAGGAGTTTTTAAAGCGAATCATGAAAAATGACGCTGATAGCAAGGAAGTGTTAGACATTTTGAAAAAAATACAGTCATGA
- the tsaD gene encoding tRNA (adenosine(37)-N6)-threonylcarbamoyltransferase complex transferase subunit TsaD, protein MSTILAIESSCDETSAAVISNGKICSNIVATQVIHQKYGGVVPELASRAHQQHIVPVVEKALLDAKVSKKDLNAIAFTRGPGLLGALLVGASFAKAFALGLNIPLIEVNHMQAHVLAHFIEDPTPSFPFLCLTVSGGHTQIVLVRSPLDMEIIGETQDDAVGEAFDKTAKLLNLPYPGGPLVDKHAQQGNPLAYNFPLSEMPGLNYSFSGIKTSILYFLQGKTKENPQFVEENIADICASVQHTLIKMLLQKLRKAARQTGISDIAIAGGVSANSGLRKSLLELGEKEHWNVFIPRFEYCTDNAAMIAMASHFKFEEADFCEQTVSPLPRMAF, encoded by the coding sequence ATGTCAACTATTTTAGCCATCGAATCTTCGTGTGATGAAACTTCCGCGGCCGTTATCTCTAACGGCAAAATCTGTTCCAACATTGTAGCGACACAAGTGATTCACCAAAAATACGGTGGGGTTGTTCCCGAATTGGCTTCTCGTGCCCATCAGCAACACATTGTCCCTGTGGTCGAAAAGGCGCTTCTGGATGCAAAAGTAAGCAAAAAAGACCTGAATGCCATCGCTTTTACGCGCGGGCCTGGCCTTTTGGGCGCATTATTAGTAGGCGCATCGTTTGCCAAAGCCTTTGCTTTGGGGCTGAATATCCCGCTCATTGAGGTAAATCACATGCAGGCGCACGTATTGGCACACTTTATTGAAGACCCAACTCCTTCCTTTCCGTTTTTGTGCCTGACGGTCAGCGGTGGACATACCCAAATTGTGCTGGTGCGCTCGCCCCTCGACATGGAAATTATTGGTGAAACGCAGGACGACGCCGTAGGAGAAGCCTTTGACAAAACCGCCAAATTGCTCAACCTTCCCTACCCGGGCGGCCCGTTGGTTGACAAACACGCCCAACAAGGAAATCCGTTGGCTTATAATTTCCCCCTCTCCGAAATGCCTGGGCTCAATTACTCATTTAGCGGCATCAAAACGTCCATTTTGTATTTTTTACAGGGTAAAACCAAAGAAAACCCACAGTTTGTCGAAGAAAACATCGCCGATATCTGTGCCAGTGTGCAGCATACGCTCATCAAAATGTTGTTACAAAAACTCCGCAAAGCAGCCCGCCAAACGGGGATTTCTGACATTGCGATTGCAGGGGGCGTATCCGCCAATTCGGGCTTACGAAAATCGCTTTTGGAACTCGGGGAAAAAGAACATTGGAATGTTTTTATCCCGCGTTTTGAGTACTGCACCGACAATGCCGCGATGATTGCGATGGCCTCTCATTTCAAATTTGAGGAAGCCGATTTCTGCGAGCAAACTGTCAGTCCCTTGCCTCGCATGGCGTTTTAG
- a CDS encoding translocation/assembly module TamB domain-containing protein: MKRIIWYILNTLFILFVTVVLLAEMISLCIQFPLIQTSLVGYVTQKLSKELQHPTSVGRVSIKWFNAVSLEKVEIRDRKGRPMIQVERLDVNHDFLELAIGKDKKTFGTWLDEATLYRPSVWLVKNPKTGDLNLDEFIARIEELTSNPNSPPGKKDQNVPFYIKQVHLIEGTFRFDDPREQRMSGKAFDYNHFTLKGISGEAKNFMVLGDTIALKVRGLHTYDKRTNLTVKGLNSNVMYCRTKLELADLYAPIGNSIIRNYISFNYDKPSAFGDFNAKVLMKAHIDSSRVRSEDLGWFADYLFTLNETWKVHGDFLGTVNDFKLTNTDLRFGKNSRLRGKIAFKGVTEFATSLLDFDMVETRVDAADLYQYYPEKSFNDLAKKFGVVDFSGKYKGTIDRFNMSGDFKTAMGQINVRALEMNLAAPVPTYVADMKTQDFDLGKLVEDEAFSQLDLDGKISGKGFDVKNAGLRFDGKMPKFTYNGYVYKNVYLNGTLQNKLFKGSVIVRDTNLIADVDGTFNFNKDRYSYHAEGFVQRADLRALKFMKDSLLIHTELNVDLEGNTMDEMVGKAKFLNNYATFKNRNLVVDTLLVDSRLEDKNRDLDIRSEFFNFKANGRFEPTKAVVDLARLFDEYQMYFLGDEAAQIAYYENKQLKKPIGERYSVAYDLKFKKMDRLLAFLFPEGYVSNGSRVEGVFTVDNTSMFSMAGQFDTLKIGNNSFYRSELDLNTSKFTNTPQVLASAIIRSDQQKLVGIAPTENMQIEAAWNEDHIAFRSNLRQQKLPNRATLNGELRFVGDYMSLQFKKSKLRLLEEDWNLDATNLIIINGSEVLLSNVNLKADKKDQLISLNGKMSNNPLEELAFETHNFELATLNPVLNVNLGGVANGSLTMRDVYRTLIFDSQLQIKKLTYNNFLMGNLMGDGEWDPVDKHLHVDIHLDKNEKREFTVTGTYTPDRTNDELDLTAEFNETNLNLIEPFARGLVSNITGKAAGKVSVKGAALSPVLDGTVDVKKGRLTFDYLKAVLAFEDKVYFGESDIRVKNLRLTDPEGNVANLRGGVYHDGFSKFSLGFDAEMRNFRMLNTTIRDNELFYGNAYTTGTMEIFGPINNLNISADLTSNKGTKIYIPLDGAAEVASEDFVQFVAPVEDTTTQIAKEDKVIPAQESNIKMDFRLNMTPDAYCEIQFDRQGGDAIKAYGKGLINLKIDTRDVFDMAGSYEIQNGDYLFTLQNVINKKFQIQKGSRISWTGDPYGATLDVKASYLSNVSLAPVLSASTTTTSTSNSDALMSRRYPVEVTIGLSERMLSPQVTYGLKFKEYPAAYSYIVTALEERLKRDEQSLSQQVSSMLLFGQLFSDQNNILAQSATGIGNSIGEMVTSQINKWGSSLNENLELGVSGLNFNLNDPTINALNNLQLRFSYRFLNDRFRITRDGRLSYGQNQYDATSLLLDWTLEYWLNDDGSQRLRMYNRNVQNQYLASTGTPMAVSYGASYLFTRSFNSFRNLGPKESRPETLPKTDSGRLTTYRNSVTTVK, from the coding sequence ATGAAACGTATCATTTGGTACATTCTGAACACACTTTTTATCCTCTTTGTCACAGTGGTGCTGTTGGCAGAGATGATAAGCTTGTGTATTCAATTTCCACTGATACAAACCTCTCTCGTAGGCTACGTTACCCAAAAACTTTCTAAAGAACTACAACACCCGACTTCCGTAGGAAGGGTAAGCATTAAATGGTTCAACGCCGTTTCGCTCGAAAAAGTTGAGATTCGCGACCGCAAAGGCCGCCCCATGATTCAAGTGGAGCGCCTCGACGTCAACCACGACTTTTTGGAGCTGGCGATTGGCAAAGATAAAAAGACTTTTGGCACTTGGCTCGATGAAGCCACGCTTTACCGTCCGTCGGTGTGGTTGGTAAAGAACCCCAAAACGGGCGATTTGAACCTAGACGAATTTATTGCCCGTATCGAAGAGCTGACTTCTAACCCCAATTCTCCCCCTGGAAAAAAAGACCAAAACGTCCCATTTTATATCAAGCAAGTGCATTTGATTGAAGGGACGTTTCGTTTTGACGATCCTCGTGAGCAACGGATGTCGGGTAAAGCCTTTGATTACAACCACTTTACTTTGAAAGGTATCAGTGGTGAGGCCAAAAATTTCATGGTCTTGGGAGATACCATTGCCTTGAAAGTTCGAGGACTGCATACTTACGATAAACGCACCAATTTGACGGTGAAAGGGTTGAATTCTAACGTGATGTACTGCCGTACGAAGCTAGAGTTGGCAGATTTGTACGCGCCCATTGGTAATTCAATCATCCGCAATTATATTTCCTTCAACTACGACAAGCCATCGGCTTTTGGCGATTTTAATGCCAAAGTATTGATGAAAGCCCACATTGACAGTTCGCGGGTTCGGTCGGAAGATTTGGGCTGGTTTGCCGATTATTTGTTTACCCTCAACGAAACTTGGAAAGTCCATGGGGATTTTCTGGGAACGGTCAATGATTTTAAATTGACAAACACCGATTTACGTTTTGGTAAAAATAGCCGTCTGCGTGGAAAAATAGCTTTCAAAGGAGTCACAGAATTTGCGACCTCGTTGTTGGATTTTGACATGGTTGAGACGCGGGTCGATGCCGCTGATTTGTACCAATATTATCCCGAAAAATCGTTTAATGATTTGGCGAAAAAATTCGGGGTTGTTGATTTCTCGGGTAAATACAAAGGTACAATAGACCGCTTCAACATGAGCGGGGATTTTAAAACGGCGATGGGACAAATCAACGTCCGTGCACTGGAGATGAACCTTGCCGCGCCCGTTCCTACCTACGTCGCTGACATGAAAACCCAAGATTTTGATTTGGGAAAATTGGTGGAGGATGAGGCGTTTTCTCAACTTGATTTGGACGGAAAAATAAGCGGAAAAGGATTTGACGTCAAAAATGCAGGGCTGCGCTTTGATGGCAAAATGCCGAAATTTACCTACAACGGCTACGTCTATAAAAATGTATATCTGAACGGTACGCTGCAAAATAAGCTTTTCAAAGGCTCGGTGATTGTCCGTGACACCAACCTCATAGCCGACGTGGACGGTACTTTTAACTTTAATAAAGACAGGTATTCTTATCACGCCGAAGGTTTTGTACAACGTGCTGATTTGCGCGCGCTCAAGTTTATGAAAGACTCACTGCTGATTCATACGGAGTTGAACGTAGATTTGGAAGGGAATACGATGGATGAAATGGTGGGGAAGGCGAAATTTTTGAATAACTACGCTACTTTTAAAAACCGCAATTTGGTCGTTGATACCTTGCTGGTAGACTCTCGCCTAGAAGACAAAAATCGTGACTTAGACATTCGCTCTGAGTTCTTTAATTTTAAAGCCAATGGGCGTTTTGAACCGACTAAAGCAGTGGTTGATTTGGCACGTTTGTTTGATGAATACCAAATGTATTTTTTGGGAGACGAAGCTGCCCAAATCGCTTATTACGAAAATAAACAACTCAAGAAACCAATCGGGGAGCGCTATAGTGTGGCGTACGATTTGAAATTTAAAAAAATGGATCGTCTGTTGGCGTTTCTTTTTCCTGAAGGTTATGTCTCCAACGGTTCACGCGTGGAAGGGGTGTTTACGGTTGATAATACTTCAATGTTTTCGATGGCGGGTCAGTTTGATACCCTCAAAATTGGGAATAACTCGTTTTACCGCTCAGAGTTAGATTTGAATACCTCAAAGTTTACCAATACGCCTCAAGTACTCGCATCGGCGATTATTCGGTCTGACCAGCAAAAGTTAGTGGGCATTGCCCCGACCGAAAACATGCAGATTGAGGCTGCTTGGAACGAAGACCACATTGCGTTTCGCAGTAATTTACGCCAACAAAAACTGCCTAACCGCGCCACGCTTAACGGCGAACTTCGGTTTGTGGGCGATTATATGTCGTTACAATTCAAAAAGTCGAAACTCCGCTTGTTGGAGGAAGACTGGAACTTGGATGCTACCAACCTGATTATTATCAACGGCTCCGAAGTGCTTTTGAGCAATGTCAACCTAAAAGCGGACAAAAAAGACCAGTTGATTTCGTTGAATGGAAAAATGTCTAATAATCCTTTGGAGGAACTGGCTTTTGAAACCCATAATTTTGAATTGGCTACGCTTAATCCCGTCTTGAATGTGAACCTTGGGGGCGTGGCCAACGGCAGCCTGACCATGAGGGATGTATATCGTACGTTGATTTTTGATAGCCAACTCCAAATCAAGAAACTGACCTACAATAATTTCTTGATGGGCAACTTGATGGGCGATGGAGAGTGGGATCCTGTTGATAAGCACTTGCACGTGGACATTCATTTGGACAAAAACGAAAAACGTGAGTTTACCGTTACAGGGACTTATACCCCCGACCGCACCAACGATGAGCTGGACTTAACTGCGGAGTTTAACGAAACGAACCTCAATTTGATTGAGCCGTTTGCACGGGGTTTGGTGTCGAACATCACAGGCAAGGCAGCAGGCAAAGTGTCGGTAAAAGGAGCGGCTTTATCGCCCGTACTGGATGGAACGGTAGATGTGAAAAAAGGACGTTTGACGTTCGACTATTTGAAAGCGGTACTGGCCTTTGAAGACAAAGTCTATTTTGGAGAAAGTGATATTCGGGTAAAAAATCTGCGTTTAACTGACCCCGAAGGAAACGTGGCTAATTTACGTGGGGGCGTTTACCACGATGGATTTAGCAAGTTTTCGTTAGGGTTTGATGCTGAAATGCGCAATTTCCGAATGTTAAATACAACGATTCGGGACAATGAACTTTTCTACGGGAACGCCTATACAACGGGTACAATGGAGATTTTCGGTCCCATTAATAATTTGAATATCAGTGCCGATTTGACCAGCAATAAAGGAACAAAAATATACATTCCGCTCGATGGCGCGGCCGAAGTGGCTTCCGAAGACTTTGTCCAGTTTGTGGCGCCAGTAGAAGACACTACCACGCAAATCGCGAAAGAAGATAAAGTTATTCCTGCCCAAGAAAGTAACATCAAAATGGATTTTCGCCTCAACATGACGCCCGATGCGTACTGCGAAATTCAGTTTGACCGACAAGGAGGAGATGCCATCAAAGCCTACGGAAAAGGGCTTATCAATCTTAAAATTGATACCCGCGACGTGTTTGACATGGCAGGGTCGTACGAGATTCAAAACGGGGACTATTTATTTACCCTGCAAAATGTCATCAACAAAAAATTCCAAATCCAAAAAGGAAGCCGAATTTCTTGGACGGGCGATCCTTACGGTGCTACGCTCGATGTAAAGGCAAGTTATTTGTCCAATGTTTCGTTGGCTCCTGTACTGTCGGCAAGTACCACTACGACTTCTACTTCCAACAGCGACGCACTTATGTCGCGCCGTTATCCAGTGGAAGTAACCATTGGGCTAAGCGAGCGAATGCTGTCGCCCCAAGTGACGTATGGTTTGAAGTTTAAGGAATATCCTGCGGCTTACTCGTACATTGTAACGGCTTTGGAAGAACGCCTCAAGCGTGACGAACAGTCGCTGTCGCAGCAGGTGAGTAGTATGTTGTTATTTGGGCAGCTTTTTTCGGATCAAAACAACATCTTGGCGCAATCGGCGACGGGTATCGGAAACAGCATTGGAGAAATGGTAACGAGCCAAATCAACAAATGGGGGTCGTCGTTGAACGAAAACTTAGAGCTGGGCGTGTCGGGCTTAAACTTTAATTTGAACGACCCTACCATCAATGCCCTCAACAATTTGCAGTTACGCTTTTCGTACCGTTTCTTAAACGATCGTTTCCGTATCACGCGCGATGGCCGCTTGTCGTACGGCCAAAATCAATATGATGCCACGAGTTTATTGCTCGATTGGACATTAGAATATTGGCTCAATGATGATGGAAGTCAACGCTTGCGGATGTACAACCGCAACGTTCAAAATCAGTATCTTGCTTCTACAGGTACGCCGATGGCAGTTTCCTACGGAGCGAGTTATTTGTTTACCCGTAGTTTCAATTCATTTAGAAATTTAGGGCCGAAAGAATCGCGCCCCGAAACGCTTCCCAAAACCGACTCAGGAAGGTTGACTACCTATCGTAATTCGGTAACCACTGTGAAATAA